GAAAAATGCAGCTATATCACGCCGGTTCCGGGTGGTGTAGGTCCAATGACCATCGCAGCACTCCTGAAGAATACCTACCATGCGGCTGTAGGTCAGAAAGGTAATATGAACTAATTATAGAGAATAGATGGTACGCATAGGGCTAACGGCATTATGCGTACCTTTGCATTATGTCAACGACTGCCACATATCCAAACGTACGCACGCTCCCGGTAATGGAACGCTTTTACACTATTCAGGGTGAAGGTAATTATCAGGGTTGTGCAGCTTATTTCATCCGCCTCGGCGGTTGCGATGTAGGCTGTCATTGGTGTGACGTGAAGGATAGCTGGGAGGCAGATCGTCATCCACAGCTGGCACTCACGGATATCGTGGGCGAGGCAGCGAGCTACCCCGGCCGCATTGCCGTGATCACCGGTGGTGAGCCTTTGATGCACAACCTGGATGCATTGACAGCAGATTTGCATGCAGCAGGTTTCCGCACTCATATTGAAACTTCAGGTTCATCTCCCCTTTCCGGAAACTGGGACTGGATTACCTTGTCTCCTAAGAAATTCAAGGCGCCACTGCCTGAGATCTGTGCATTGGCTCATGAACTGAAGGTGGTAATCTTTCATAAAAGTGATTTTGCCTGGGCTGAGAAATATGCTGCACTGGCAGGCCCTCATTGTAAACTATATATTCAGCCGGAATGGAATAAAGCGGCTGAAATGACTCCCCTTATCATCGACTATATCAAGGACAACCCTAGGTGGCAACTCTCCCTTCAGGTGCACAAATACATTAATGTGCCATAAGTACAATACACGTTCAGATCATTACGTTTATTGAGAAAAAAATATGTAATCGCATTGATTATCTGATAGAAAGGCATTCATCTGGCGATTTTTTCATATATTGGACCCACATTCCCAATCATGAGTTATGGCTAAATTCCCAATATTGCTGAGTTGTCTTGTGATTTGCCTGGGTGTGCATGCTCAGGTAGTAACCTATGATAACGCTAAGAAAAAAGCACAGAAGAGTTTTGACAATGCACAGTTGGCGGTTTCGGAGTATAAAACGGAAGATGCTATTATTTATTTGCAGGAAGCGATACGGGCTGAGCCTGGATTTGCAGACGCCTATGGACAAATGACAATTTCCTATGTAGAGTTGAAAAAATACAATGAGGCGATCACTAGTTTTGAAACCCTCAGACGGCTGGATAGCAATTCTATCCGACCGGCCCTGATGGCTTACTCCAAAGCCCTGGCAGGTGTTGGCCGATTTAGTGAAGCCCTTACGAATATCAATCTCTATATTGCAACAGGAAAGATCAATAATCCAAAAGCCCAGGCCCTCCAGAAAACTTATACTTACGCCGCCAGAGAAGCAGCTCACCCGGTACCTTTTACCCCCATTAACCTGGGCGATAATATCAATACCAAAGATGCTGAATACTTCCCCTCCCTGACCATCGATAACCAGATGCTTGTTTTTACACGCAGAGTGAATGGTAAGAACGAGGACTTCTATGTGTCAGAAAGAGACGACAGCATGCATTGGAAGAAAGCGTATAACATGGGTGCACCTATTAACTCTACCGCTTTCAATGAAGGTGCGCAGAACATTTCGCAGGATGGGAATATGCTGGTGTTTACAGGTTGTAATTTTCCAAATGGACGTGGCAGCTGCGATATCTACTATGCCATCAGAACAGAAGAAGGTCTTTGGGTAGAACCCATGAACCTGGGTAACCCGATTAATACGCGGGACTGGGAGTCACAACCTTGTCTTTCTCCTGATAAACAGACTTTGTATTTTTCCAGGGCCACAACAGATGCGGGTTCCGATATCTTTATGAGCCAGTTGCAAGCCAATGGCAGATGGGGTACTCCGGAAAGACTGGGACCTAATATCAATACAACTGGCGACGAAGCAACACCTTTTATTCATGCGGATAACCAGACATTGTACTTTGCCTCCAACGGGCATGAGGGTTTTGGTAGTATGGACCTGTTCTACTCCCGCAGACAAGCGGATGGTAGCTGGGGACCAGCCGTGAATATGGGGTACCCGATTAATACCACAGATGAAGAATCAAGCCTGGTGGTAGCAGCAGATGGTAAAACGGCGTATTATGCTTCTGATCGTACGGATAGCCGTGGATCGCTGGATATTTACAGCTTTGAATTGTATCCTGCAGCAAGACCGTTGAAGACATTGTATGTAAGAGGATATGTGTTTGATAAAAAGAGCCAGAAACGCCTGGTGGCAAATATTGAGCTGCAGGACCTGGAGACAGGGCAGACAATGGCGAGTATCAAAAGTGACCTGTTAGGTAATTACCTGGTGGCATTGCCTGTGGGCAGGGATTATGGTCTGAATGTAAACAGGAAAGGATACCTGTTCTATTCTGAGAATTTCTCACTGAAAGGTGCAGATAAGGATACTGGTTATTTCAGAGAAGTGCCTTTGGTACCACTGGATACAAGTGCAATTATGGTATTGAACAATGTGTTCTTTGCCAGCAGGGAGTTTACATTGAAACCGGAGTCTTTTGTAGAGTTGAACAGGTTAGTTGGATTGATGAAAGAAAACCCGACGATGATCGTGGAAATAAGCGGGCATACGGATAATGTGGGTAATGATCAGATCAATCTGACACTGTCTGATAAACGCGCACAGGCAGTGGTGCAATATCTGGTGCAGAAAGGGATAGAACCTGAGCGGTTAGTGGCGAAAGGATATGGAGAAGGTAAGCCGGTGGCGGATAATGAAACGCCGGAAGGAAGGGCGCAGAACAGGCGAACAGAGTTTAAGGTTATTAAGTTATAATTAAAAAGGCGTCTTCTTCGAAGACGCCTTTTTAATTTTGTGCAGGCCTCCGGCGGCACTGCCGTGGGCCTGACTAATGGCCTTAATAATTTCTTAGTTGCGTTTGCAATATTGAATCGATATTTTGTTTATAATTATACTGGAACAATGCCGGTAACCAATCGCCATACATGGGGTTTGGCAACACAATAAACCGGCTCCCAAATTCAGCAGCAGATTGCTTTGTAGCCGCTTCTCTTTTATCAGCTGGTTGCTTTTCAAAGATGGCGGAGAAGTCTCCCAGATTATCCCCCATCAGCAAAATGATTTCGTGTGTTTGTGCTACATGCAAACGTCTTTCTTCCTTGCTGGAAGTTGTTGTTTTTAGGATCAGGTGTTCATTATCTGCATCAGGAAAATTCCAGCGTTGTAAATTTTGTAATGTTACGCTACGTTCTGCTTCTGAACGGTTTGTGATATAGTAAACATGCACCCCTTTTTCAGCTGCATATTTTAAGAAGGACAATGCCCCGGGTACGGTATCAGCAGCGGCTTTGCTGGTCCATTCCTGCCAGGTTTTGTCACTGTAATTTTCTCCTTTCAACGCAACATGTACATTGTAAGGACTATTGTCTAAAATTGTTTCATCAATGTCTGTAACAATCGCCATTGGCTTTGTAAAATTGTGTTGGAGATCTTCGTTGAGACGAAGACGGGCGATGTTGTATGCCTGAAAACAGAGGGCTTTATATTCAGCAGAACGTTGTTGCCATAAGGCCGCAAATGCAGGTCCATAAGGCACTAAGGCCGTATGCTGTGCAACTGGTTTCGGTGCCTTGCATGCGAATAAGAGGGAGAATGCGAGGAGAAAAGTGAGGCGGTTTGATAAAAACATGAAATTAAAATTGTAACTTAAATTAGTTGACCACAAAAGTAGGGAAATGCAGGAAGAAACACGTTATCAGATTGCACTTACGAAAATACCACAGATAGGGAATAAGATAGCACAACAGTTAACCACTTACTTTGAAAATGCAGGTAACATTTTTAAAGCGAGCCGAAGAGAGCTGGAAAGCCTGCCTATGCTGGGGAAAGTAAGAGCGAATGCCATCAGGCAGTTTAATGATTTTCGCTGGGTAGACAGGGAAATGAATTTCCTGGAAAAGTACCAGATTGCAGCCATCAGTTTTCAATCTCCACTATATCCACAAAGGTTGCTGCATTGTTATGATCATCCATTTCTGCTATATTATAAAGGGAATGCAAATCTGAATGCTACTCGTATCATTAATGTGATCGGTACACGAACACCTACGGCACATGGCAGGGAAGTGTGTGCAAATCTGATAGCGGGGCTGGAATCCAGTAATATTATGGTAGTGAGCGGACTGGCCTATGGCATAGATGTGCTTGCCCATGCTACGGCACTGAAGCATGGTATGCCTACCATTGGCATACTGGCGCATGGACTGGACAGGATCTATCCTGATGTACATGCAAATACCGCCAGGCAGATGGTGGAACAAGGGGGATTGCTTACAGAGTATGGCAGAGACACCACCCCTGATAAGCCTAATTTCCCTAAAAGGAACCGGATAGTGGCAGGGATGTCGGATGCTACCGTATTGATAGAGAGTGGTATAAAAGGAGGATCAATGATCACCGCAGATATTGCCAATAGTTATAACAGGGATGTATTTGCTATTCCGGGGCGTGTAGGAGATCCGAAATCAGCGGGATGTCATCACCTGATAAAAAATAATCAGGCAATGCTGATTACGGATGCAGAAGATATATTGAAGGCCATGAACTGGGATGATGCGGTCAGGAAGCCCGTAATGCCTCAGCAGCAGGAGATACAGGAGGAACTGAAAGAAGAGGAGCGGCAGATATTAGCGCTTTTTAACAGGAGTGAGCATTTTCATATAGATCATATATATAGCAGAAGTCCATTGCCGGAGAGCAAAGTAGCCTCCGTGATCTTTCAGCTGGAAATGAATAAATTGTTAAGAAGTACACCGGGGCAGCGCTACCAGCTGGTTTGACCTGATTTAAAATTAGGCATGGGGATGACCAGCGTCACAACAATTTTTCTATTAACTTAAATAGCTGTAGATTTGCGTGCAATTATTTAATAACTGACAAATAGTTGCAACATGCCTGCCGGAAAATCAAAACCGAAATTTGTAGAGGACGGACTTACCTTTGACGATGTACTTCTGGTTCCAGCCTACTCTGAAGTCTTGCCCAGAGACGTTAATATCAGCACGCAACTTACTAAAACTTTACGCCTGAACATTCCAATGGTCTCTGCTGCCATGGATACCGTTACAGAAGCTAACCTGGCTATCTCTTTGGCACGCCAGGGTGGCATCGGTATTCTGCACAAGAATATGTCCATTGAAAAACAAGCCGAGCAAGTACGTAAGGTAAAGCGTAGTGAAAACGGGCTGATCCTCGATCCGGTGACTCTGCATGCAAATGCATCTATCGGGGAAGCGCTCCGCCTGATGAAAGAAAACAGCATCGGTGGTATTCCTATCATAGACGAAAGCAAAAAACTCGTTGGTATCCTTACCAACCGTGACCTGCGCTTTGAAAGGAACATGAAACGCGTAGTAAGCGAAGTAATGACTTCTCAGAACCTTGTAACTGCACCAGAAGGTACCGATCTGAAGAAAGCAGAGAAGATCCTTCAACAGAATAAAATCGAGAAATTACCAGTAGTTGGAAAGAATGGTAAACTTGTAGGATTAATCACTTACCGTGATATTCTGCAGCTGACCAGCTATCCAAATGCCATCAAAGATGAATATGGTCGTCTTCTTGTAGGCGCCGCATTAGGTATCACTCCCGATGTACTGGACAGAGCACAGGCACTCATCAACGTTGGTGTAGATGTAGTATGTCTCGATAGCTCACACGGTCACTCAGTAGGTGTACTGAATGGTCTGAGAAAACTGAAGAAAACCTTCCCTAAATTACAGGTGATTGCAGGTAACGTAGCTACCGGCGATGGTGCACTGGCACTGGCTGAAGCAGGTGCTGATGCAGTGAAAGTAGGTGTTGGACCGGGTTCTATCTGTACTACCCGTGTAGTAACAGGTGCTGGTTTCCCTCAGCTCTCTGCTGTAATGAATGCAGCTACTGCCCTGAAAAAACTGGGTGTACCGGTTATTGCAGATGGTGGTATCCGTTATACCGGTGATATGGTGAAGGCTATCGCTGCAGGTGCATCCTGCGTAATGGCTGGTTCTATCTTTGCTGGTACTGAAGAAAGCCCTGGAGAAACTATCATCTACGAAGGACGTAAGTTCAAATCATATCGTGGTATGGGTTCTCTGGAAGCGATGGTAGAAGGTTCCAAAGATCGTTACTTCCAGGATGAAGATGATATCAGGAAACTGGTACCAGAAGGTATCGTAGGTCGCGTACCTTACAAAGGTAACCTGGGTGAAGTGATTCAGCAGTATGTAGGTGGTCTTCGTGCTGGTATGGGTCTGACTGGTTCTAAAGATATCAAAGCACTACAGGCTGCACAGTTTATCAGGATCTCTTCGGCTACCGTAAAGGAAAATCACCCACATGATGTGGTGATCACCAAGGAAGCACCGAACTATAGCAGATAATTAATGGTAAGATAATGGAAGGGAGTGTATCATACTTTTGATACACTCCCTTTTTCATTGAAAATAGTTAGTCTGTGTCATAATTTTGATATGACTCTATATGCTTAAAATTTTCATTTCGTGCTTATAGCAACAATCGTTTGTACTTAGAGTCTTAAATCAGTTTTCTTTACAGGCTTAAAAAGCACCAATAAGAGGTCGATTTTTGTAACTTAGTAATCTTATTGAGATGGGGGTAATGCCTCAAGCTCGCGCAGGCGCCTGAGATAATTATTTATCTGCGCCTGCTTTCTTTTTTTAAGCCACTCCTGATTATCCGGTTCCATATATGGCACTCTATTTTTGAGTATAAAATAAGTGGCAATGAGGATTTTGTGTGCAATGGCGATAAGAGCACGTTTTTTACCTCTTCGCACACTTAAAGAGTAATATCTTCTTTTCAGATAAGATTCCTTTGTATGTACAGCGGCCCAGGCCGCCTCCACCAGTGCTGTTTTAAGAGAACTGTTGCCATGATTGATACGTTCACTTTTCTTTTTTCCGGCACTTTCATTATTACCCGGACATAAGCCACACCAACTGGCTAAATGATGCTGATTTGGGAAGGCATGCATATCTGTACCTATTTCGGCTAAGATGGCTGTAGCTGTTTGTTTTTGTACTCCGGGAATAGTCTGAAGTAATTTTACTTCTTCTTCCCATTTTCTTAAGTACTGATCAATACGGTTATCTACCTGACAAAGCAGTTCATTTAGCTGTAAGATAGCAGCTTTAGACAGGTTGAGCATAAAACGGTGATGCTCATTAAGATTACCTTCTAAAGCAAGAATAAGTTCTTGCTTCTTGATTTTGAGCCTACCTTTGGCCAGATTGGCCAATATCATGGGATCCTGTTCTCCATCAATAATAGCAGAGATCATTGACCAGCCGCTTATGCCGAACACATCACTGACAACGCTGCTCAATTTGATATTGGCAGTCTCTAAAATGTTCTGTAATCGGTTATATTCACTGGAGCGTTGGCCTATTACTTTACGTTTGTATCGGTACAATTCCCGTAATTCACGAGTGTATTGGGGTGGAATAAAACTTCCTTTTAGTAGCCCGCTTAGCAATAATTTTGCAATCCAGGCACTGTCATTACGATCAGTCTTATGACCCGGCACATATTTAATATGCCGGGCATTGACCAAAATAAGTTCAAAGTGAGGTTCTAGTATATTAAAAACAGGCTTCCAGTAAACACCCGTGCTCTCCATTGCGACATGTGTAATGCCCGATTCTTCCAACCAGGCTACCAGGTCCTTAAGTGAACTTGTGAAGGTGCTAAAAGTGCGGGTTTGTTCCTGCAAATTATCACCCCTGATGGTAGCTACTACATTCTCCTGGTGAACATCGAGGCCACAGCCACGACTCACAACCTGTTCAAAACTGATATGTGATTGTTCCATGGTAGTACTTTTGTCGAAGGTACCACCATTTTCATAGTCGTTTGTGAATTCGGTTCATGAGGGTTTTCTTTGAAAATGGTTTTCATTACCCGTTGGTGAATACCCTCTTTCGTGCATGTTTTATTTGGGTACCCGACGGAGCCAGGTAGTTTTTTAAGCGATCCGCAGCGTCTCATTTTACTTTTATGTTTCCTCCTTTTTTATTTTGATGCCGCTTAGTCATAATCCTTATTTTTGACCCGCTATGGCAAAACGTTATTTACCCGCTATTTTGAGCCTTACAGGCAGCCTGCTCCTCTGGGCAGCATGGCCCACCTCACCCCTCACCTTTTTGATTTTCATTGCATTTATCCCCCTGCTTCGCCTGGCGGATATTGTAGAGAACAGGGGCCGCTTTTTCGGATGCGCCTTCCTGTTACTCTTCTGCTGGAATGTAGCCACTACCTGGTGGGTAGGCAATACCACCGTGCCTGCCAGCGGTGTAGCCGCCAATCTGCTCAATACCCTGTTCATGCTTGTACCCGTGATGGGATACCGCAGAACCCGTAAATGGGTGAGCCCGACCCTTGCTTATTTTACGTTCATTGTCTACTGGATGACGTTTGAATACATCCACCTGCAATGGGAACTTAGCTGGCCATGGCTCAGCCTTGGCAACGCTTTTGCCATGCATCCTACATGGGTACAATGGTATGAATATACAGGCGTAAGTGGTGGTACACTATGGATACTGGTTACTAACCTTGCGATTTACCATGTTTGGTTTCAGTATAAATTTTACAAACGGCCTGTTGTAAAACAGATCTGGAAACCGGTATTGATACTGGTAGTGCCTTTGCTGATAAGTGGTTTCATTGACACAGGGTTGCATGCTCCTCAAAAAACTACCGAAGTCGTTGTAGTACAACCCAACATTGACCCTTACGATAAATTTGCAGATGAAAATGAATCGCTGGAAGTTAATAAAATGCTTCAGCTCACTGAAGAGAAAATTGACTCCAATACCGCTTTTATCGTATGGCCTGAAACAGCCCTTTTTGTACATGGTGCGTGGGAAGACAAAATCGCTTACGAAAACTATACGCAAAGGATCCGGTTATTATTACACAAATATCCAAAAGCCAGTCTGGTAACAGGAGCCGTTACACTGAAGCGCTATGAGAAAAATGATGAACCCTCTACATCTGCCCGCCATAATGCTGATGGTGATATGGTATATGATGTATTCAATGCCGGTGTGCTTATAGACACATCGAACCTGGTCCAGGTTTATCATAAATCTAAACTGGTGCCGGGTGTTGAGTTGATCCCGTATGTTCACTACCTGAAATTTATGGATTACCTGGCCCTGGATCTTGGAGGTATTAGTGGTAGTTATGGCCGTACACCGGGTGTAGCAATCATGGAAAACAAGGCTGCCAACATAAAGGTATTTCCGACTATCTGTTATGAATCTGTATATGGGGAATTTGTGGCTGAGCATGTAAGAAAAGGTGCGAACATTCTTTTTATTATGACCAATGATGGCTGGTGGGGAAATACCGAAGGCCACCGTCAGCACCTGCAATATGCCCGTCTGCGTGCTATTGAAACCCGTCGTTGGGTGGCCAGAAGTGCCAATACCGGCATCTCGGCATTCATAGATCCCGGGGGAAATATTACAGCATCTCTTCCTTACTGGCAGGAGGGCGTTTTAAAAGCAAGTGTAACACCAGGCAATTATATGACGTTCTATGTAAAATATGGAGACTTATTGTCAAAGGCGGCTGTTCTATTTTGTATATTGCTGATCCTTTACAGTTTCTTTTTGCGGCTGACACGTAAACGTTTGTAAACATCAACAAAATCTATTTTACGTTACCGGTTGTTCCTCAATAATTATTGCCGCGCCAACATAATAACGTATTCAAATAAATTATTTTTCTGATGCCGAATAAACTTTCTACCCAAAATATTCATCTAATAGAAGAGAGACCCGTAATAGTATTGCTGCATGGATTTGCTGAAAATTCGGAGATCTGGAATGTGCAGAAAGCATATTTAAGTGAATACTTTGAGGTAATTGCGCTGGATTTACCGGGAGTTGGCAATAATCTGCTCACCACTGCGTTGACTATTGATAGCATGGCTGATAATGTCTATACCTCATTACAGTCTGCCGGTATTGAAAAGGCAGTGATCATCGGCCACTCCATGGGTGGATATGTAGCCCTCGCTATTGCAGAAAAGTACCCATCAATACTACAGGGAATGGGCCTGTTCCACTCTACAGCCCTCGCTGATACTGAAGAGAAGAAAGAAGCGCGCCGTAAATCGATCAAGCTGATGGAACAATATGGCAGTGAAGCATTTATCAGGCAGGCATTCCCGAATATGTTCAGCCCGGGTTTTAAGGCGAAACATCCGGAAAGTGTTGAAGCATATGTGAACATGGGCATTGCTTGTCCCCTTGCTTCTATGGAAGCATATTATGAAGCCATGATAACAAGACCTGACCGCACCGCCGTGTTGTCATCTATACTAGTACCAGTGCTGTTTGTAATCGGAAAAGATGATACAGCCGTTCCTCTTCAAAGTGTATTGCCACAGGTGTCCCTTCCACGGACCAGCAGCATTTACATTTTTGAAGAAACAGGACACATGGGTATGTGGGAAGTTCCCTCTGCCAGCAATCAGCTCTTGCATCAGTTTACTCTTTTTTGCCAAGATCAAAAATTGTGAAAAGAACCCTTCTATTGCTCCTGATACTCTCCTATGGATTGATTTCCAAAGCTTCCCATATCATTGGGGGGGAGATGTCGCATAAGTACATATCCAGTACCACTACTACCGTTACCTACCAGGTGACGCTGAAGCTATACCGTGTGTGTGATGAAGCTGCTAACCTGGCCGAACTGCCTAACTCTGTATACTTTGCAGTGTTCAGTAATTCGGATAACAGTCAGCTCTCCGGCTCTCCTTTCCTGATATCACAAACCAGCAAGCAGACTATACAATCCGGGCAGGCAGATCCATGTATTGTCAATCCTCCTGAAATTTGTTTTCAGATCGGTACATATGTAGGAACGGTAACTGTACCTATCAGTACTGCAGGATACACCGTATCATTCCAAACCTGTTGTCGCGACTACACCATGTCGAATATCGTGGATACGCACCAGGCAAATGATGAAACCAACTACCCGGGTAACGGCGCCACCTACTTTACAGAATTACCCGGTACTACCAATAATTTTATTACGAACTCAAGCCCGGTATTTAATAAGGATGAAGCCATCCTGGTTTGTGCCAATAAGAAATTTACTTACGATTTCTCTGCAACTGATCCTGATGGTGATAGTATTGTATATGTATTCTGTGCAGCTTATGGTGGTGGTAAGGTCACCAATGGTGGGGATAAATATGCTACACCACCTGCTGCCGTAGCACCACCTTATTCTTCCGTTCCTTACAAAAGTCCTTATACAGGTACGACTCCCCTAGGAGATGATGCCTATATCGTATCCAATTCCGGTTTGATCACAGGTATTGCACCCGATCCGGGAAAATATGTGGTCACTGTATGTGCCTATGAATACCGGGATGGTCAATTACTCGGCATTCACAGGAAGGATTTTCACATGATCGTCACCACCTGCGTACGCGAAGTGGAAGCAGCTATGCCGGATAAATACGATGATTGTTCAGGGTATACCATCACCTTCCTGAACTACAGTACGGAGGGTAAAACCTATGACTGGGATTTTGGGGATGGCACTACTTATACCACTACCAGCACTGATCCTATACCACATACCTATGCTGCAGAAGGAGTGTACAATGTAAAACTCTGGGTAGATAGTACCAGCAATTGCGGCGACAGCGCAACTGCGGTGGTATATGTATATCCGAAGCTCACGCCGGATATGAGCATTGCTGGCTTGTGTAGTAATACTACAACAACATTTACCAATACATCGGCCACCACCAGTGCTACAGATGCCATTGCCACTTACAGGTGGGACTTTGGCGATACCAGTACATCGGCAGATACGTCATGGTCTTCTGTAGCTACGTATAAATATCCAGGTCCAGGCACTTATACTGTTATCCTGGATGTCACTACCACGAATGGTTGTGTCAGATCCGATACCA
This Chitinophaga sancti DNA region includes the following protein-coding sequences:
- a CDS encoding PKD domain-containing protein; the encoded protein is MKRTLLLLLILSYGLISKASHIIGGEMSHKYISSTTTTVTYQVTLKLYRVCDEAANLAELPNSVYFAVFSNSDNSQLSGSPFLISQTSKQTIQSGQADPCIVNPPEICFQIGTYVGTVTVPISTAGYTVSFQTCCRDYTMSNIVDTHQANDETNYPGNGATYFTELPGTTNNFITNSSPVFNKDEAILVCANKKFTYDFSATDPDGDSIVYVFCAAYGGGKVTNGGDKYATPPAAVAPPYSSVPYKSPYTGTTPLGDDAYIVSNSGLITGIAPDPGKYVVTVCAYEYRDGQLLGIHRKDFHMIVTTCVREVEAAMPDKYDDCSGYTITFLNYSTEGKTYDWDFGDGTTYTTTSTDPIPHTYAAEGVYNVKLWVDSTSNCGDSATAVVYVYPKLTPDMSIAGLCSNTTTTFTNTSATTSATDAIATYRWDFGDTSTSADTSWSSVATYKYPGPGTYTVILDVTTTNGCVRSDTSTIVVYDNPPITTTPDTLLCIRNSLQLSAESVVDGQVVNGTYTWTPDYNITNANTATPTVSPKIDTAYTVTFTDGTGCTNTATVNIDVRDTLIVRTIADSTVCTGDTLHIRSFADGDYPLTWYDISTNTQVGDSSILVIVPPSPDVTYAVVASLGDCSGYDTVSLKVVDPPVAYAGVDTTICYGDQVTLTASGGAYYQWTPTFSLTAPDQSTTVAKPTDTTQYIVTVTDTKGCPKPVTDTVQINVVPQVHAFAGNDTIAILNQPFTLHATGGTTYVWTPTDGLDNPNIDTPTTTINHDITYTVTAYTAEGCSGTDAINLRFIVGPDIYVPTGFSPNGDGQNDIFRPLPVGITQMEFFRVFDRWGKLMYSTTEYLQGWDGNYDGKPAAIGTYVWVVQGKNVNSETVIRKGTVTLIR